From the Streptomyces syringium genome, one window contains:
- a CDS encoding LysR substrate-binding domain-containing protein, producing MFDLHRLRLLRELKHRGTLAAVAAALSYSPSSVSQQLSVLEKEVGVPLLEPVGRRVRLTEQGEILVAHTEAVLERLEQARAEVAGSLTGLTGTLRLAAFQTAALTLIPPTLTLLRTAHPALRVHVTEAEPEAALPALRARDFDLVIAEEYPGHPHPRHPELEEVDLSRDTLRLALPAGAGEGPSGRPWVMEPEGTPARRWAMALCRDAGWEPDVRYESTDMLLHLRLVEQGHAAALLPDLLWCGRKPTVPLLELPGGRRSRRLFTVVRCGSSRHPAVLACREALARAARDLDRAACDG from the coding sequence ATGTTCGACCTGCACCGGCTCCGGCTGTTGCGTGAGCTCAAGCACCGGGGCACCCTGGCCGCCGTCGCCGCGGCACTCTCGTACAGCCCTTCGTCGGTCTCCCAGCAGCTGTCGGTCCTGGAGAAGGAGGTCGGCGTGCCGCTCCTGGAGCCCGTCGGCCGCCGGGTACGGCTCACCGAGCAGGGCGAGATCCTCGTCGCCCACACCGAGGCCGTGCTGGAACGGCTCGAACAGGCCCGGGCCGAGGTGGCCGGCTCGCTGACCGGCCTCACCGGCACGCTGCGCCTGGCGGCGTTCCAGACCGCGGCGCTGACCCTGATCCCGCCCACGCTGACTCTGCTGCGCACCGCGCACCCCGCCCTGCGGGTGCACGTCACCGAGGCCGAGCCGGAGGCGGCGCTGCCGGCGCTGCGCGCGCGGGACTTCGATCTGGTGATCGCGGAGGAGTACCCGGGGCACCCGCACCCGCGCCACCCCGAGCTGGAGGAGGTGGACCTGAGCCGGGACACCCTGCGCCTGGCACTGCCCGCAGGGGCCGGGGAGGGTCCGTCCGGCCGGCCCTGGGTCATGGAACCGGAGGGCACACCGGCCCGCCGGTGGGCGATGGCCCTGTGCCGCGACGCCGGCTGGGAACCCGATGTGCGCTATGAGTCCACGGACATGCTGCTGCATCTGCGGCTCGTCGAGCAGGGGCACGCCGCGGCCCTCCTCCCCGACCTCCTGTGGTGCGGGCGGAAGCCGACCGTACCCCTGCTGGAGCTCCCCGGCGGCCGCCGGTCGCGCAGGCTGTTCACGGTGGTGCGCTGCGGCAGCAGCCGGCACCCGGCCGTGCTCGCCTGCCGCGAGGCCCTCGCGCGGGCGGCGCGGGACCTCGACCGGGCGGCGTGCGACGGCTGA